One window from the genome of Procambarus clarkii isolate CNS0578487 chromosome 90, FALCON_Pclarkii_2.0, whole genome shotgun sequence encodes:
- the LOC138359403 gene encoding uncharacterized protein, which produces MCRDIVTMCRDIVTMCRDSVTMFRDIVTMCRDSVTMCRDIVTMCRDIVTMCRDSVTMCRDIVTMCRDSVTMCRDIVTMCRDSVTMCRDIVTMCRDIVTMCRDSVTMCRDIVTMCRDSVTMCRDIVTMCRDIVTMCRDSVTMCRDIVTMCRDIVTMCRDIVTMCRDIVTMC; this is translated from the coding sequence ATGTGCCGAGACATTGTTACAATGTGCCGAGACATTGTTACAATGTGCCGAGACAGTGTTACAATGTTCCGAGACATTGTTACAATGTGCCGAGACAGTGTTACAATGTGCCGAGACATTGTTACAATGTGCCGAGACATTGTTACAATGTGCCGAGACAGTGTTACAATGTGCCGAGACATTGTTACAATGTGCCGAGACAGTGTTACAATGTGCCGAGACATTGTTACAATGTGCCGAGACAGTGTTACAATGTGCCGAGACATTGTTACAATGTGCCGAGACATTGTTACAATGTGCCGAGACAGTGTTACAATGTGCCGAGACATTGTTACAATGTGCCGAGACAGTGTTACAATGTGCCGAGACATTGTTACAATGTGCCGAGACATTGTTACAATGTGCCGAGACAGTGTTACAATGTGCCGAGACATTGTTACAATGTGCCGAGACATTGTTACAATGTGCCGAGACATTGTTACAATGTGCCGAGACATTGTTACAATGTGTTGA